The genomic DNA TGAGGATTCACTAAGATGGAAGAGTTACAATATTGACTTCAATTTCTATATCATCATAGATCAGTTTGTCACCGAGGATGGCGGGATCAAACCACTTTCCTGAGTTATATCGAATCTCCCACTTTGTTCTATCAATAGTTGCGGTGCCTTTTGCTGTATAGATCCCTTTGTCTTCGATAATAGAAGCTGTCAGAGTAACAGGAAGAGAGATTCCCTTTATTGAAAGATTGCCATTAATCAGAGTTGAATGTTCACCGCCTTTTTTCGCATTACTTATTGAGAAAACTCCCTCGGGAAATTTCGATACATTAAAAAAGTCTTCTGATTTTAAATGGTCTTCTAATTTCTTTCTCCACTTCGGACTTTCTATATCCTCATTTTCTATTGTCTGCATATTAATTACGAAGTTGCCACCGATGATAGCGC from bacterium includes the following:
- a CDS encoding YceI family protein, whose amino-acid sequence is MKRWNYPFACGRLLPIVSLERITMKNSSFFRNLFFITIFALAAFGFLHLPQLAQAEDKTVLKIDTAQSSVKWLGKKLAGQHNGIVKLKSGAVTLSEGAIIGGNFVINMQTIENEDIESPKWRKKLEDHLKSEDFFNVSKFPEGVFSISNAKKGGEHSTLINGNLSIKGISLPVTLTASIIEDKGIYTAKGTATIDRTKWEIRYNSGKWFDPAILGDKLIYDDIEIEVNIVTLPS